TGCGACCCCGAAACCATATCATGGGCAAAAGGGAAGGGCATCTATAGGTGTTAGCCTTGTTCCATTCTTTGCCGACTGGTCCAGTTTCACACGCGGTGACACACAGTCGCACCAGACCTCTACATCACTCATAGGGACGCTATGACCGTCTGCTTCAGAGGCACCTCACTGCAGTTTTGGGGCGCCTTCTACTCGAGGCCATATCTCAGATAATGGTCTGTTTCCTTCTTGGTGCCGAAGCTCCTCAGTCCCTCGCTCCTCAGTTGGGTCTTGATGCTCTTCGCCTCGGACGTGCTTATCTCACCGCGCTTCGCCAAATAGTCTACTATCTCCATTGCTTGGGAGATGGTGTCGCAACGACGTATGTAGTCCACAACATCCGGATAGAACGTCTTGTCTGCCGGTCGAGGTTCTTGTTCATTGTTCATCCTCTGACGAACCCCGCTGATTCTGTACTCCTTAGAAGTCCCTTCTCTCATCTCTCTGGTGAGTGCCGGGAATGCTCTACTGAATTCATCGTCATCGCTCACATCACATCACCATGTTCAGGGATCTCTAAGGACGCCTTCTGTTTATTACTCGATTTGTCGCCTTATAACCGTTCATTTTTGGTTGGACAGAGTTGGACATCCATGGGATGCCAACCTGGTCCGTCCAGGAGCGGCACTGGACATAGACAGGTTGCGAGCAGCATTGATGTCAGCGTGAGCGTG
The sequence above is a segment of the Candidatus Thorarchaeota archaeon genome. Coding sequences within it:
- a CDS encoding DUF2095 family protein translates to MSDDDEFSRAFPALTREMREGTSKEYRISGVRQRMNNEQEPRPADKTFYPDVVDYIRRCDTISQAMEIVDYLAKRGEISTSEAKSIKTQLRSEGLRSFGTKKETDHYLRYGLE